In the Drosophila busckii strain San Diego stock center, stock number 13000-0081.31 unplaced genomic scaffold, ASM1175060v1 chrUn_01, whole genome shotgun sequence genome, one interval contains:
- the LOC108608567 gene encoding uncharacterized protein LOC108608567 isoform X3, giving the protein MAMHSYLRASSNPNQSQTRNANINMASSDEVQNFLKDKQAWEHAISLYQGLDPLDHWYNYICWYENHEKSDPELKFRETLERCLTVYEHNEYYWQDVRLVRLWLKYIAMQGDQLRFYQVLFQRGTGRQVAAFYIGWANYYEEREQFQDAEEVFNLAFQEKAQSHIELQNAHTKFSYVRSLHYQQQQHHHQQQQQHPTAPPPNNVLQHLTTYTQQQPYPQTGPGATSLRSYQLSQHTYHQYQQQHPPGNVYHHQSQSQLHPQPPPNIHPHSQEQQLQSESSFHLEGLQVQVKTPPHYEQHVAHASPQSALEPAAPSQANLQTQYPPNDQPSRHINYQQQLETQMSTNTYTYPESKQQDLKSQVQQLSVNTGDIRNVRLPRNFEAFGRNNHETWKPALTLEEPEDPLRVCFYAKHLVYPAGAGIEYSPEELLARKYAQILGQESKQEPYMQISKQQKHTHTLKRESNYQSPDKDQSQELDRQINRSRKLYKSYKPEAPYYMTAVHRRQYVHNDDGEEGQEGPDEEEQSVEENSDEQSNEGNSDNESGIVEHANCVKQHLEQPTYEQQSRSIKIKFKKERTLESSSYSAYTIENIYHHQQDLSLPASPIPVSESGGETGTTSMRVAVPASAKSTQDWRKCISNVQRQRNGGVHFHPYLLEHTSTPKSNGNGCKRSRVKLNLGNSHSEQCNNSNSSCSVMANGSEMKILTGEDDSETADELRINRPIPNDTFNDNANFSFSSAGGGLDNSKSSLALAVGRLHFGDTAQTSSTNKALHTHNNNNNNNNKNTITKFSGKLATSATNNTSTDFSTFQENSYFATQHDSEAQQRRLAKALDTIERHQVKETVDPFNSELCRAFLTKLNFPGNDDAHASYKIVQAPLPKISNTRTLHVLEDVQFNIDKEVGRGSYGSVYKATDARTGNVMALKFQKPPNTWEIYICDQVRKRVMEPNILPGLMDISTAIIAPNASLIATEFSPFGSLLDINNKIRQATTKVMHESLVMHFSAQICNIVDHLHRQHIIHADIKPDNFLLMRVPNVDSLEPSLRLIDFGCAIDLSLFPNGEHTKFRKLVQTDGFTCIEMQEGRSWSFETDLFCIASTVHVMLFGEYMQPQKKPTGWDIRQKLPRYLKKHVWSKFFGDLLNMQPDKLPELQQMRKVFDEECYRMDSELQKQIRTLSNILHRR; this is encoded by the exons ATGGCGATGCATTCATACTTACGGGCGAGTTCCAACCCGAACCAAAGCCAAACACGCAACGCGAATATAAACATGGCTAGCTCCGATGAAGTTCAAAACTTTCTGAAGGACAAGCAGGCGTGGGAGCATGCTATATCTCTTTACCAAGGACTCGATCCGCTAGACCATTGGTACAATTATATATGTTGGTATGAGAATCATGAGAAAAGTGATCCAGAACTAAAATTCAGAGAGACATTAGAACGTTGTCTCACTGTCTACGAACACAATGAATATTATTGGCAAGACGTACGCTTGGTGCGTCTCTGGCTGAAATACATAGCCATGCAGGGAGACCAGTTACGCTTCTATCAAGTACTGTTTCAGCGAGGCACTGGACGAcaagttgctgcattttaCATTGGTTGGGCTAACTATTACGAGGAGCGGGAGCAATTTCAAGATGCCGAAGAAGTATTTAACCTTGCCTTCCAGGAGAAGGCACAAAGCCACATCGAACTCCAAAATGCACATACAAAGTTCTCTTATGTGCGCTCTCTTCattatcaacaacagcaacatcatcaccagcaacaacagcagcatcctACAGCTCCTCCGCCAAACAATGTATTGCAACATCTGACGACGTATACACAACAGCAACCGTATCCTCAGACTGGGCCAGGAGCGACGTCATTGCGGTCTTATCAACTCTCACAGCATACCTACCATCAataccaacagcaacacccTCCGGGAAATGTCTATCATCATCAGTCCCAATCTCAGTTACATCCGCAACCTCCGCCAAATATTCATCCTCATTCCcaagagcagcaactgcaatcgGAATCATCGTTCCATCTTGAAGGACTGCAGGTACAG GTAAAAACACCTCCCCATTATGAGCAACATGTGGCTCATGCATCTCCACAATCAGCTCTTGAACCAGCTGCTCCTAGCCAGGCTAACCTCCAGACACAATACCCGCCTAACGATCAACCCAGTCGG CATATAAACtaccaacagcagctggaAACACAAATGTCCACAAACACCTATACATATCCAGAGTCAAAACAGCAAGATCTTAAGTCGCAAGTGCAACAGCTTTCAGTGAACACTGGGGATATTAGAAATGTGAGGCTGCCGCGCAATTTTGAAGCGTTTGGTCGGAACAACCACGAAACCTGGAAACCAGCATTGACGCTCGAAGAACCAGAAGATCCATTACGCGTTTGCTTTTATGCCAAGCACCTGGTGTATCCCGCAGGCGCAGGTATAGAGTACAGTCCTGAGGAGCTGTTAGCTCGtaaatatgcacaaatttTAGGGCAAGAAAGTAAGCAGGAGCCATATATGCAGATatccaaacaacaaaaacatacgCATACTCTGAAAAGAGAGTCAAACTATCAGAGTCCAGATAAGGACCAGAGCCAGGAACTGGACCGACAGATAAATCGGAGTCGGAAACTCTACAAATCCTATAAGCCGGAGGCACCTTATTACATGACAGCTGTACATAGACGACAGTATGTGCATAATGATGATGGCGAAGAGGGTCAAGAGGGGCCGGATGAGGAGGAGCAATCTGTCGAAGAAAATTCGGATGAGCAATCTAATGAAGGTAACTCCGACAATGAAAGTGGAATCGTCGAGCATGCCAACTGTGTTAAGCAACATTTGGAGCAGCCAACGTATGAGCAGCAGAGTCGAtccataaaaattaagtttaaaaaggAACGCACGCTGGAAAGCAGTTCATATAGTGCCTACACCATCGAGAACATTTACCATCATCAACAGGATCTTTCGTTGCCCGCTTCACCAATACCGGTGTCAGAATCAGGAGGAGAAACTGGAACAACATCCATGCGGGTAGCGGTGCCTGCTTCGGCCAAGTCTACCCAAGATTGGAGAAAATGCATCTCTAATGTACAGCGCCAACGAAACGGGGGTGTTCACTTCCATCCATATCTATTGGAACACACGTCGACTCCAAAGAGCAACGGAAATGGCTGCAAGCGCTCTCGTGTCAAGTTAAATCTAGGCAATTCGCATTCGGAGcagtgcaacaacagcaactcatCGTGTTCGGTAATGGCAAATGGTTCTGAGATGAAGATCTTAACGGGAGAGGATGATTCTGAAACAGCAGATGAGCTTAGAATAAATAGACCCATCCCAAATGATACTTTCAACGACAATGCcaacttttcattttctaGTGCTGGTGGAGGTCTTGATAACTCAAAGAGTTCGCTAGCTCTTGCAGTCGGACGACTTCATTTTGGCGATACCGCGCAGACTTCAAGCACTAACAAGGCACTTCATAcgcacaataacaataataataacaacaataaaaatacaattacaaaGTTTTCGGGAAAATTGGCCACTTCAGCAACGAATAACACTTCAACGGACTTCTCCACGTTTCAGGAGAACTCTTACTTTGCCACACAGCACGACTCAGAAGCACAACAACGTCGCTTAGCAAAGGCACTTGACACAATTGAACGGCATCAGGTCAAAGAAACAGTCGATCCGTTTAACAGTGAGCTTTGTCGTGCTTTTCTAACAAAACTGAATTTTCCGGGTAATGACGATGCCCATGCCAGTTACAAAATTGTGCAAGCGCCACTACCAAAAATTTCTAACACTCGAACTTTGCACGTGCTTGAAGATGTGCAATTTAATATCGATAAGGAGGTTGGACGCGGATCCTATGGATCAGTGTACAAAGCCACAGATGCTCGCACCGGTAATGTCATGGCTCTCAAGTTCCAGAAGCCTCCCAACACCTGGGAAATCTATATATGTGATCAG GTGCGAAAGCGGGTCATGGAACCAAACATTTTACCGGGCTTAATGGATATCTCAACGGCAATTATAGCTCCAAACGCTAGTCTTATTGCCACCGAATTTTCACCGTTTGGCTCGCTGCTTGatatcaacaataaaattcgGCAGGCCACAACAAAGGTGATGCATGAATCCCTAGTCATGCACTTCTCAGCACAGATTTGTAATATTGTCGACCATCTGCACCGCCAGCACATTATTCATGCTGATATTAAGCCAGATAACTTTCTGCTGATGCGGGTTCCTAACGTGGACAGTTTGGAACCTTCACTGCGACTGATTGATTTTGGCTGTGCTATTGATTTGTCCCTTTTTCCCAATGGCGAGCACACCAAGTTTCGCAAACTGGTGCAAACTGATGGGTTTACTTGCATTGAAATGCAGGAGGGCCGTTCCTGGTCTTTTGAAACAGATCTGTTCTGTATAGCGAGCACAGTGCACGTCATGCTTTTTGGTGAGTATATGCAGCCTCAGAAGAAACCGACAGGCTGGGACATACGACAAAAGCTGCCAAGGTATTTGAAAAAACACGTATGGTCCAAGTTTTTTGGGGACCTGCTTAACATGCAACCTGATAAATTGCCGGAGTTACAGCAGATGCGTAAAGTGTTTGACGAAGAATGCTATCGGATGGATTCTGAGcttcaaaagcaaatacgTACGCTTTCAAACATTCTGCATCGGCGATAA
- the LOC108608567 gene encoding uncharacterized protein LOC108608567 isoform X1: MAMHSYLRASSNPNQSQTRNANINMASSDEVQNFLKDKQAWEHAISLYQGLDPLDHWYNYICWYENHEKSDPELKFRETLERCLTVYEHNEYYWQDVRLVRLWLKYIAMQGDQLRFYQVLFQRGTGRQVAAFYIGWANYYEEREQFQDAEEVFNLAFQEKAQSHIELQNAHTKFSYVRSLHYQQQQHHHQQQQQHPTAPPPNNVLQHLTTYTQQQPYPQTGPGATSLRSYQLSQHTYHQYQQQHPPGNVYHHQSQSQLHPQPPPNIHPHSQEQQLQSESSFHLEGLQVQVKTPPHYEQHVAHASPQSALEPAAPSQANLQTQYPPNDQPSRPNKHINYQQQLETQMSTNTYTYPESKQQDLKSQVQQLSVNTGDIRNVRLPRNFEAFGRNNHETWKPALTLEEPEDPLRVCFYAKHLVYPAGAGIEYSPEELLARKYAQILGQESKQEPYMQISKQQKHTHTLKRESNYQSPDKDQSQELDRQINRSRKLYKSYKPEAPYYMTAVHRRQYVHNDDGEEGQEGPDEEEQSVEENSDEQSNEGNSDNESGIVEHANCVKQHLEQPTYEQQSRSIKIKFKKERTLESSSYSAYTIENIYHHQQDLSLPASPIPVSESGGETGTTSMRVAVPASAKSTQDWRKCISNVQRQRNGGVHFHPYLLEHTSTPKSNGNGCKRSRVKLNLGNSHSEQCNNSNSSCSVMANGSEMKILTGEDDSETADELRINRPIPNDTFNDNANFSFSSAGGGLDNSKSSLALAVGRLHFGDTAQTSSTNKALHTHNNNNNNNNKNTITKFSGKLATSATNNTSTDFSTFQENSYFATQHDSEAQQRRLAKALDTIERHQVKETVDPFNSELCRAFLTKLNFPGNDDAHASYKIVQAPLPKISNTRTLHVLEDVQFNIDKEVGRGSYGSVYKATDARTGNVMALKFQKPPNTWEIYICDQVRKRVMEPNILPGLMDISTAIIAPNASLIATEFSPFGSLLDINNKIRQATTKVMHESLVMHFSAQICNIVDHLHRQHIIHADIKPDNFLLMRVPNVDSLEPSLRLIDFGCAIDLSLFPNGEHTKFRKLVQTDGFTCIEMQEGRSWSFETDLFCIASTVHVMLFGEYMQPQKKPTGWDIRQKLPRYLKKHVWSKFFGDLLNMQPDKLPELQQMRKVFDEECYRMDSELQKQIRTLSNILHRR; the protein is encoded by the exons ATGGCGATGCATTCATACTTACGGGCGAGTTCCAACCCGAACCAAAGCCAAACACGCAACGCGAATATAAACATGGCTAGCTCCGATGAAGTTCAAAACTTTCTGAAGGACAAGCAGGCGTGGGAGCATGCTATATCTCTTTACCAAGGACTCGATCCGCTAGACCATTGGTACAATTATATATGTTGGTATGAGAATCATGAGAAAAGTGATCCAGAACTAAAATTCAGAGAGACATTAGAACGTTGTCTCACTGTCTACGAACACAATGAATATTATTGGCAAGACGTACGCTTGGTGCGTCTCTGGCTGAAATACATAGCCATGCAGGGAGACCAGTTACGCTTCTATCAAGTACTGTTTCAGCGAGGCACTGGACGAcaagttgctgcattttaCATTGGTTGGGCTAACTATTACGAGGAGCGGGAGCAATTTCAAGATGCCGAAGAAGTATTTAACCTTGCCTTCCAGGAGAAGGCACAAAGCCACATCGAACTCCAAAATGCACATACAAAGTTCTCTTATGTGCGCTCTCTTCattatcaacaacagcaacatcatcaccagcaacaacagcagcatcctACAGCTCCTCCGCCAAACAATGTATTGCAACATCTGACGACGTATACACAACAGCAACCGTATCCTCAGACTGGGCCAGGAGCGACGTCATTGCGGTCTTATCAACTCTCACAGCATACCTACCATCAataccaacagcaacacccTCCGGGAAATGTCTATCATCATCAGTCCCAATCTCAGTTACATCCGCAACCTCCGCCAAATATTCATCCTCATTCCcaagagcagcaactgcaatcgGAATCATCGTTCCATCTTGAAGGACTGCAGGTACAG GTAAAAACACCTCCCCATTATGAGCAACATGTGGCTCATGCATCTCCACAATCAGCTCTTGAACCAGCTGCTCCTAGCCAGGCTAACCTCCAGACACAATACCCGCCTAACGATCAACCCAGTCGG CCCAATAAGCATATAAACtaccaacagcagctggaAACACAAATGTCCACAAACACCTATACATATCCAGAGTCAAAACAGCAAGATCTTAAGTCGCAAGTGCAACAGCTTTCAGTGAACACTGGGGATATTAGAAATGTGAGGCTGCCGCGCAATTTTGAAGCGTTTGGTCGGAACAACCACGAAACCTGGAAACCAGCATTGACGCTCGAAGAACCAGAAGATCCATTACGCGTTTGCTTTTATGCCAAGCACCTGGTGTATCCCGCAGGCGCAGGTATAGAGTACAGTCCTGAGGAGCTGTTAGCTCGtaaatatgcacaaatttTAGGGCAAGAAAGTAAGCAGGAGCCATATATGCAGATatccaaacaacaaaaacatacgCATACTCTGAAAAGAGAGTCAAACTATCAGAGTCCAGATAAGGACCAGAGCCAGGAACTGGACCGACAGATAAATCGGAGTCGGAAACTCTACAAATCCTATAAGCCGGAGGCACCTTATTACATGACAGCTGTACATAGACGACAGTATGTGCATAATGATGATGGCGAAGAGGGTCAAGAGGGGCCGGATGAGGAGGAGCAATCTGTCGAAGAAAATTCGGATGAGCAATCTAATGAAGGTAACTCCGACAATGAAAGTGGAATCGTCGAGCATGCCAACTGTGTTAAGCAACATTTGGAGCAGCCAACGTATGAGCAGCAGAGTCGAtccataaaaattaagtttaaaaaggAACGCACGCTGGAAAGCAGTTCATATAGTGCCTACACCATCGAGAACATTTACCATCATCAACAGGATCTTTCGTTGCCCGCTTCACCAATACCGGTGTCAGAATCAGGAGGAGAAACTGGAACAACATCCATGCGGGTAGCGGTGCCTGCTTCGGCCAAGTCTACCCAAGATTGGAGAAAATGCATCTCTAATGTACAGCGCCAACGAAACGGGGGTGTTCACTTCCATCCATATCTATTGGAACACACGTCGACTCCAAAGAGCAACGGAAATGGCTGCAAGCGCTCTCGTGTCAAGTTAAATCTAGGCAATTCGCATTCGGAGcagtgcaacaacagcaactcatCGTGTTCGGTAATGGCAAATGGTTCTGAGATGAAGATCTTAACGGGAGAGGATGATTCTGAAACAGCAGATGAGCTTAGAATAAATAGACCCATCCCAAATGATACTTTCAACGACAATGCcaacttttcattttctaGTGCTGGTGGAGGTCTTGATAACTCAAAGAGTTCGCTAGCTCTTGCAGTCGGACGACTTCATTTTGGCGATACCGCGCAGACTTCAAGCACTAACAAGGCACTTCATAcgcacaataacaataataataacaacaataaaaatacaattacaaaGTTTTCGGGAAAATTGGCCACTTCAGCAACGAATAACACTTCAACGGACTTCTCCACGTTTCAGGAGAACTCTTACTTTGCCACACAGCACGACTCAGAAGCACAACAACGTCGCTTAGCAAAGGCACTTGACACAATTGAACGGCATCAGGTCAAAGAAACAGTCGATCCGTTTAACAGTGAGCTTTGTCGTGCTTTTCTAACAAAACTGAATTTTCCGGGTAATGACGATGCCCATGCCAGTTACAAAATTGTGCAAGCGCCACTACCAAAAATTTCTAACACTCGAACTTTGCACGTGCTTGAAGATGTGCAATTTAATATCGATAAGGAGGTTGGACGCGGATCCTATGGATCAGTGTACAAAGCCACAGATGCTCGCACCGGTAATGTCATGGCTCTCAAGTTCCAGAAGCCTCCCAACACCTGGGAAATCTATATATGTGATCAG GTGCGAAAGCGGGTCATGGAACCAAACATTTTACCGGGCTTAATGGATATCTCAACGGCAATTATAGCTCCAAACGCTAGTCTTATTGCCACCGAATTTTCACCGTTTGGCTCGCTGCTTGatatcaacaataaaattcgGCAGGCCACAACAAAGGTGATGCATGAATCCCTAGTCATGCACTTCTCAGCACAGATTTGTAATATTGTCGACCATCTGCACCGCCAGCACATTATTCATGCTGATATTAAGCCAGATAACTTTCTGCTGATGCGGGTTCCTAACGTGGACAGTTTGGAACCTTCACTGCGACTGATTGATTTTGGCTGTGCTATTGATTTGTCCCTTTTTCCCAATGGCGAGCACACCAAGTTTCGCAAACTGGTGCAAACTGATGGGTTTACTTGCATTGAAATGCAGGAGGGCCGTTCCTGGTCTTTTGAAACAGATCTGTTCTGTATAGCGAGCACAGTGCACGTCATGCTTTTTGGTGAGTATATGCAGCCTCAGAAGAAACCGACAGGCTGGGACATACGACAAAAGCTGCCAAGGTATTTGAAAAAACACGTATGGTCCAAGTTTTTTGGGGACCTGCTTAACATGCAACCTGATAAATTGCCGGAGTTACAGCAGATGCGTAAAGTGTTTGACGAAGAATGCTATCGGATGGATTCTGAGcttcaaaagcaaatacgTACGCTTTCAAACATTCTGCATCGGCGATAA
- the LOC108608567 gene encoding protein kinase 4 isoform X4, with product MAMHSYLRASSNPNQSQTRNANINMASSDEVQNFLKDKQAWEHAISLYQGLDPLDHWYNYICWYENHEKSDPELKFRETLERCLTVYEHNEYYWQDVRLVRLWLKYIAMQGDQLRFYQVLFQRGTGRQVAAFYIGWANYYEEREQFQDAEEVFNLAFQEKAQSHIELQNAHTKFSYVRSLHYQQQQHHHQQQQQHPTAPPPNNVLQHLTTYTQQQPYPQTGPGATSLRSYQLSQHTYHQYQQQHPPGNVYHHQSQSQLHPQPPPNIHPHSQEQQLQSESSFHLEGLQVQVKTPPHYEQHVAHASPQSALEPAAPSQANLQTQYPPNDQPSRQLETQMSTNTYTYPESKQQDLKSQVQQLSVNTGDIRNVRLPRNFEAFGRNNHETWKPALTLEEPEDPLRVCFYAKHLVYPAGAGIEYSPEELLARKYAQILGQESKQEPYMQISKQQKHTHTLKRESNYQSPDKDQSQELDRQINRSRKLYKSYKPEAPYYMTAVHRRQYVHNDDGEEGQEGPDEEEQSVEENSDEQSNEGNSDNESGIVEHANCVKQHLEQPTYEQQSRSIKIKFKKERTLESSSYSAYTIENIYHHQQDLSLPASPIPVSESGGETGTTSMRVAVPASAKSTQDWRKCISNVQRQRNGGVHFHPYLLEHTSTPKSNGNGCKRSRVKLNLGNSHSEQCNNSNSSCSVMANGSEMKILTGEDDSETADELRINRPIPNDTFNDNANFSFSSAGGGLDNSKSSLALAVGRLHFGDTAQTSSTNKALHTHNNNNNNNNKNTITKFSGKLATSATNNTSTDFSTFQENSYFATQHDSEAQQRRLAKALDTIERHQVKETVDPFNSELCRAFLTKLNFPGNDDAHASYKIVQAPLPKISNTRTLHVLEDVQFNIDKEVGRGSYGSVYKATDARTGNVMALKFQKPPNTWEIYICDQVRKRVMEPNILPGLMDISTAIIAPNASLIATEFSPFGSLLDINNKIRQATTKVMHESLVMHFSAQICNIVDHLHRQHIIHADIKPDNFLLMRVPNVDSLEPSLRLIDFGCAIDLSLFPNGEHTKFRKLVQTDGFTCIEMQEGRSWSFETDLFCIASTVHVMLFGEYMQPQKKPTGWDIRQKLPRYLKKHVWSKFFGDLLNMQPDKLPELQQMRKVFDEECYRMDSELQKQIRTLSNILHRR from the exons ATGGCGATGCATTCATACTTACGGGCGAGTTCCAACCCGAACCAAAGCCAAACACGCAACGCGAATATAAACATGGCTAGCTCCGATGAAGTTCAAAACTTTCTGAAGGACAAGCAGGCGTGGGAGCATGCTATATCTCTTTACCAAGGACTCGATCCGCTAGACCATTGGTACAATTATATATGTTGGTATGAGAATCATGAGAAAAGTGATCCAGAACTAAAATTCAGAGAGACATTAGAACGTTGTCTCACTGTCTACGAACACAATGAATATTATTGGCAAGACGTACGCTTGGTGCGTCTCTGGCTGAAATACATAGCCATGCAGGGAGACCAGTTACGCTTCTATCAAGTACTGTTTCAGCGAGGCACTGGACGAcaagttgctgcattttaCATTGGTTGGGCTAACTATTACGAGGAGCGGGAGCAATTTCAAGATGCCGAAGAAGTATTTAACCTTGCCTTCCAGGAGAAGGCACAAAGCCACATCGAACTCCAAAATGCACATACAAAGTTCTCTTATGTGCGCTCTCTTCattatcaacaacagcaacatcatcaccagcaacaacagcagcatcctACAGCTCCTCCGCCAAACAATGTATTGCAACATCTGACGACGTATACACAACAGCAACCGTATCCTCAGACTGGGCCAGGAGCGACGTCATTGCGGTCTTATCAACTCTCACAGCATACCTACCATCAataccaacagcaacacccTCCGGGAAATGTCTATCATCATCAGTCCCAATCTCAGTTACATCCGCAACCTCCGCCAAATATTCATCCTCATTCCcaagagcagcaactgcaatcgGAATCATCGTTCCATCTTGAAGGACTGCAGGTACAG GTAAAAACACCTCCCCATTATGAGCAACATGTGGCTCATGCATCTCCACAATCAGCTCTTGAACCAGCTGCTCCTAGCCAGGCTAACCTCCAGACACAATACCCGCCTAACGATCAACCCAGTCGG cagctggaAACACAAATGTCCACAAACACCTATACATATCCAGAGTCAAAACAGCAAGATCTTAAGTCGCAAGTGCAACAGCTTTCAGTGAACACTGGGGATATTAGAAATGTGAGGCTGCCGCGCAATTTTGAAGCGTTTGGTCGGAACAACCACGAAACCTGGAAACCAGCATTGACGCTCGAAGAACCAGAAGATCCATTACGCGTTTGCTTTTATGCCAAGCACCTGGTGTATCCCGCAGGCGCAGGTATAGAGTACAGTCCTGAGGAGCTGTTAGCTCGtaaatatgcacaaatttTAGGGCAAGAAAGTAAGCAGGAGCCATATATGCAGATatccaaacaacaaaaacatacgCATACTCTGAAAAGAGAGTCAAACTATCAGAGTCCAGATAAGGACCAGAGCCAGGAACTGGACCGACAGATAAATCGGAGTCGGAAACTCTACAAATCCTATAAGCCGGAGGCACCTTATTACATGACAGCTGTACATAGACGACAGTATGTGCATAATGATGATGGCGAAGAGGGTCAAGAGGGGCCGGATGAGGAGGAGCAATCTGTCGAAGAAAATTCGGATGAGCAATCTAATGAAGGTAACTCCGACAATGAAAGTGGAATCGTCGAGCATGCCAACTGTGTTAAGCAACATTTGGAGCAGCCAACGTATGAGCAGCAGAGTCGAtccataaaaattaagtttaaaaaggAACGCACGCTGGAAAGCAGTTCATATAGTGCCTACACCATCGAGAACATTTACCATCATCAACAGGATCTTTCGTTGCCCGCTTCACCAATACCGGTGTCAGAATCAGGAGGAGAAACTGGAACAACATCCATGCGGGTAGCGGTGCCTGCTTCGGCCAAGTCTACCCAAGATTGGAGAAAATGCATCTCTAATGTACAGCGCCAACGAAACGGGGGTGTTCACTTCCATCCATATCTATTGGAACACACGTCGACTCCAAAGAGCAACGGAAATGGCTGCAAGCGCTCTCGTGTCAAGTTAAATCTAGGCAATTCGCATTCGGAGcagtgcaacaacagcaactcatCGTGTTCGGTAATGGCAAATGGTTCTGAGATGAAGATCTTAACGGGAGAGGATGATTCTGAAACAGCAGATGAGCTTAGAATAAATAGACCCATCCCAAATGATACTTTCAACGACAATGCcaacttttcattttctaGTGCTGGTGGAGGTCTTGATAACTCAAAGAGTTCGCTAGCTCTTGCAGTCGGACGACTTCATTTTGGCGATACCGCGCAGACTTCAAGCACTAACAAGGCACTTCATAcgcacaataacaataataataacaacaataaaaatacaattacaaaGTTTTCGGGAAAATTGGCCACTTCAGCAACGAATAACACTTCAACGGACTTCTCCACGTTTCAGGAGAACTCTTACTTTGCCACACAGCACGACTCAGAAGCACAACAACGTCGCTTAGCAAAGGCACTTGACACAATTGAACGGCATCAGGTCAAAGAAACAGTCGATCCGTTTAACAGTGAGCTTTGTCGTGCTTTTCTAACAAAACTGAATTTTCCGGGTAATGACGATGCCCATGCCAGTTACAAAATTGTGCAAGCGCCACTACCAAAAATTTCTAACACTCGAACTTTGCACGTGCTTGAAGATGTGCAATTTAATATCGATAAGGAGGTTGGACGCGGATCCTATGGATCAGTGTACAAAGCCACAGATGCTCGCACCGGTAATGTCATGGCTCTCAAGTTCCAGAAGCCTCCCAACACCTGGGAAATCTATATATGTGATCAG GTGCGAAAGCGGGTCATGGAACCAAACATTTTACCGGGCTTAATGGATATCTCAACGGCAATTATAGCTCCAAACGCTAGTCTTATTGCCACCGAATTTTCACCGTTTGGCTCGCTGCTTGatatcaacaataaaattcgGCAGGCCACAACAAAGGTGATGCATGAATCCCTAGTCATGCACTTCTCAGCACAGATTTGTAATATTGTCGACCATCTGCACCGCCAGCACATTATTCATGCTGATATTAAGCCAGATAACTTTCTGCTGATGCGGGTTCCTAACGTGGACAGTTTGGAACCTTCACTGCGACTGATTGATTTTGGCTGTGCTATTGATTTGTCCCTTTTTCCCAATGGCGAGCACACCAAGTTTCGCAAACTGGTGCAAACTGATGGGTTTACTTGCATTGAAATGCAGGAGGGCCGTTCCTGGTCTTTTGAAACAGATCTGTTCTGTATAGCGAGCACAGTGCACGTCATGCTTTTTGGTGAGTATATGCAGCCTCAGAAGAAACCGACAGGCTGGGACATACGACAAAAGCTGCCAAGGTATTTGAAAAAACACGTATGGTCCAAGTTTTTTGGGGACCTGCTTAACATGCAACCTGATAAATTGCCGGAGTTACAGCAGATGCGTAAAGTGTTTGACGAAGAATGCTATCGGATGGATTCTGAGcttcaaaagcaaatacgTACGCTTTCAAACATTCTGCATCGGCGATAA